One part of the Raphanus sativus cultivar WK10039 chromosome 7, ASM80110v3, whole genome shotgun sequence genome encodes these proteins:
- the LOC108836334 gene encoding phosphoribosylformylglycinamidine cyclo-ligase, chloroplastic: MEARILQSSSSSSGCFSGSIKRHRFSSILQTRNPLALSVRFPQKTTRTTRVLSMSKKDDDRESLSYKGSGVDIDAGTELVRRIAKMAPGIGGFGGLFPLGDSYLVAGTDGVGTKLKLAFETGIHHTIGIDLVAMSVNDIVTSGAKPLFFLDYFATSRLDVDLAEKVIKGIVDGCGQSDCALLGGETAEMPDFYAEGEYDLSGFAVGIVKKDSVINGKNIVAGDVLIGLPSSGVHSNGFSLVRKVVARSGLSLNDELPGGSTTLGEALMAPTTIYVKQVLDIISRGGVKGIAHITGGGFTDNIPRVFPDGLGAVIHTDAWELPPLFKWIQQSGRIEDSEMRRTFNLGIGMVLVVSPEAASRILGEAKNGDYVAYRIGEVVDREGVTYH; this comes from the exons ATGGAAGCTCGGATTTtgcagtcttcttcttcttcttctggctGCTTCTCTGGTTCCATCAAACGGCACCGTTTCTCCTCCATTTTACAAACTCGCAACCCTCTGGCTCTCTCCGTCAGATTTCCACAAAAGACGACAAGAACAACAAGGGTTTTATCCATGTCCAAGAAAGATGACGACAGGGAGAGTCTCAGTTACAAAGGCTCGGGTGTTGACATCGATGCCGGGACTGAGCTCGTTAGAAGAATCGCTAAAATGGCTCCTGGAATCGGCGGCTTCGGTGGTCTCTTCCCATTAG GTGATTCTTATCTGGTAGCTGGTACGGATGGTGTAGGGACTAAGCTTAAGCTTGCCTTTGAGACTGGAATCCATCACACCATTGGAATCGACTTG GTTGCTATGAGTGTGAATGATATTGTTACTTCCGGTGCTAAGCCTCTCTTCTTCCTTGATTACTTTGCTACTAGCCGTCTCGATGTTGACCTTGCAGAGAAG GTCATTAAAGGGATTGTTGATGGTTGTGGGCAATCAGACTGTGCTCTCTTAGGAGGAGAG ACTGCGGAGATGCCTGACTTTTACgcagagggagagtatgatctCAGTGGGTTTGCAGTTGGGATTGTGAAGAAAGACTCTGTTATAAACGGGAAGAACATCGTTGCTGGAGATGTCCTTATTGGCCTCCCATCTAGTGGTGTTCACTCCAATGGTTTCTCTTTAGTAAGAAA GGTTGTGGCTCGAAGCGGTCTTTCGTTGAATGATGAGCTTCCAGGTGGATCAACTACCCTTGGTGAAGCTTTAATGGCACCCACTACCATTTATGTGAAGCag GTACTTGATATAATCAGCAGAGGAGGAGTGAAAGGCATAGCTCATATAACAGGAGGAGGTTTCACAGACAACATCCCTCGTGTCTTCCCTGACGGTTTAGGTGCTGTTATCCACACTGATGCTTGGGAACTTCCACCATTGTTCAAATGGATCCAACAG TCTGGGAGAATAGAAGACAGTGAGATGAGAAGGACGTTTAACCTGGGAATAGGGATGGTTCTGGTTGTTAGTCCTGAGGCCGCTTCGAGGATACTTGGAGAAGCCAAGAATGGAGACTATGTTGCTTATCGCATTGGAGAGGTTGTAGATCGTGAAGGTGTAACATATCATTAG
- the LOC108815005 gene encoding patatin-like protein 7: MQRGRNKPSGGATTASVKHLIKQRGGGSGGGDKAADDNSLLTDTQEPSIDTDKLSYEIFSMLESKFLFGSSEPEPVNSEPVTGSVKSQRGKVCILSIDGGGMRGILPGKALAYLEHALKSKSGDPNARIADYFDVAAGSGIGGIYTAMLFGSRDGNRPIFKAEDTWQFLTKNAKGLYGSSSFMKRVMRTGSSGGSGTGKLKRVMKECFSELTLKDTLKPVLIPCYDLKSLAPFLFSRADALETDGYDFRLWEVCRATWAEPGVFDPVEMKSVDGTTKCVAIGGGLAMSNPTAAAITHVLHNKQEFPFVRGVEDLLVLSLGMGQLLDVSYEYDRIIKWTAKHWARPAALISNDGAADTVDQAVAMAFGHCRSSNYVRIQANGSSLGPCKPNIDTDPSGSNVNMLVGVAEEMLKQKNVESVLFGGKKINEQSNFEKLDWLAGELVLEHQRRNCRMAPTVAFKQSVHRAEQKTRDKAIGVTARER, encoded by the exons ATGCAAAGAGGACGGAATAAACCCAGCGGAGGAGCCACGACGGCTTCCGTTAAGCATTTAATAAAACAGAGAGGCGGAGGAAGTGGCGGGGGAGATAAAGCGGCTGATGATAACAGCCTCTTGACCGATACGCAAGAACCGAGCATTGATACGGATAAACTCAGCTACGAGATTTTCTCCATGCTCGAGAGCAAGTTTCTTTTCGGATcatccgaacccgaacccgtGAACTCGGAGCCCGTTACCGGTTCGGTTAAGAGCCAGAGAGGGAAAGTCTGTATCTTGAGCATCGACGGAGGAGGCATGAGAGGGATTCTACCGGGAAAGGCCTTGGCTTATCTGGAACACGCTCTCAAATCCAAGTCGGGCGACCCGAATGCCCGTATCGCCGATTACTTCGACGTCGCCGCCGGGTCCGGTATAGGCGGTATTTACACGGCGATGTTATTCGGGTCGAGAGATGGTAACCGTCCAATCTTTAAGGCAGAGGACACGTGGCAGTTCCTAACGAAAAACGCAAAGGGTCTTTACGGGTCTTCTTCGTTCATGAAGCGGGTCATGAGAACCGGGTCTTCGGGTGGTTCCGGGACGGGTAAGTTGAAGAGAGTGATGAAAGAGTGTTTCTCGGAGCTAACGTTAAAGGACACGCTCAAACCTGTGCTCATACCTTGCTACGACCTTAAAAGCTTGGCTCCGTTTTTGTTCTCACGCGCCGACGCGCTTGAGACGGACGGCTACGATTTTCGGCTCTGGGAGGTTTGCAGAGCGACGTGGGCTGAGCCGGGGGTGTTCGATCCGGTGGAGATGAAGTCGGTGGATGGAACGACTAAGTGTGTAGCGATCGGTGGAGGATTAGCTATGAGCAATCCAACGGCGGCTGCGATCACGCACGTGCTGCATAACAAGCAGGAGTTTCCGTTCGTGCGTGGAGTTGAGGATTTGCTTGTGTTGTCTCTTGGTATGGGACAGTTGCTTGATGTTAGCTATGAGTATGATCGGATTATCAAGTGGACGGCTAAGCATTGGGCTCGACCTGCAGCTCTTATTTCGAATGACGGTGCTGCTGATACGGTGGACCAAGCTGTGGCCATGGCTTTTGGTCACTGCCGCAGTAGCAACTACGTTCGGATTCAG GCGAATGGGTCAAGCTTAGGACCTTGCAAGCCAAACATAGACACAGACCCCAGTGGGAGCAATGTGAATATGCTGGTTGGAGTAGCAGAGGAGATGCTAAAGCAAAAGAATGTAGAGTCGGTTTTGTTTGGAGGTAAAAAAATCAATGAACAGAGCAATTTCGAGAAGCTTGACTGGTTAGCCGGGGAACTAGTTCTTGAGCATCAAAGGAGAAATTGCAGAATGGCTCCAACCGTAGCGTTCAAGCAATCGGTTCATAGGGCAGAGCAGAAGACAAGGGATAAGGCTATTGGTGTGACCGCAAGAGAGCGATGA
- the LOC108815887 gene encoding protein TONNEAU 1a, translating to MDDYTREMMDLKTLVTRTLEKKGVLAKIRAELRASVFEAIEEEDRVIENNEGLPPALLGSCNDRARQLHALPSGRLLCALVCEYLEWAQLDHTLKVYQPECNLQKDSWKSELSDFSSNHGYELNRNGDSAPLLLDVLEGFLKFESMTQISNSRRDSETESSSSLDSRNPPRRSSASDNLPPLRRTGSGSQGADRRGGSNYRKDEINWRHGNQDAHEEVMRASAALENLQLDRKTRNMTSSWRNVRDGANEDEGRD from the exons ATGGACGATTACACTAGAGAGATGATGGATCTCAAGACCTTAGTCACTCGAACCCTCGAGAAGAAGGGTGTTCTCGCTAAGATCCGG GCTGAGCTACGAGCGAGTGTGTTTGAGGCAATTGAAGAAGAGGATCGAGTGATTGAGAACAACGAAGGGCTGCCACCAGCTTTGTTGGGAAGCTGTAATGATCGTGCAAGGCAGCTTCATGCTCTTCCCTCAG GTAGGTTGCTGTGTGCGTTAGTTTGTGAGTACTTGGAATGGGCGCAACTCGATCACACGCTCAAAGTGTATCAACCCGAATGCAATTTG CAAAAGGACTCTTGGAAGTCTGAATTAAGCGACTTTAGCAGCAACCATGGTTATGAGCTCAACAGAAATGGAGATAGCGCACCTCTCCTTCTCGATGTTCTTGAAGGATTCTTGAAGTTCGAG AGCATGACACAGATTAGTAATTCAAGGAGAGACTCTGAAACTGAGTCTTCATCAAGCCTTGACTCTAGGAATCCTCCTCGCAGATCATCTGCATCTGACAACTTGCCTCCTCTAAGAAG GACGGGTTCTGGATCCCAAGGAGCAG atagAAGAGGTGGGAGTAATTACAGAAAAGATGAAATCAACTGGAGACACGGTAATCAAGATGCGCATGAAGAGGTGATGAGAGCTTCAGCGGCACTTGAGAATCTTCAGCTTGATAGGAAAACTCGGAACATGACATCCTCTTGGAG GAATGTGAGGGATGGAGCAAATGAAGATGAAGGGAGGGATTGA